The segment CGAGCAGAGCCCGTGCCCGTCGCACCGCGACCAGTCCAGGGCCAGCTTCCGGGCGCCCTTCTCGGCCGTGTACGGCAGCGGCAGGATGCCCCGCACCTGCTTGCCGCAGCCCTCGCCGTTGGCGTGCGCGGCGACGTCGGCGTGGAAGACCTCCAGCGCGGAGAGCGCGAACCGGGACGTGCCGTCCGGATGGCTGCACGCGCCGCGGCCCTTGACCAGGCCGGCCGCCTGCCGCACGTTCTCCAGGGCGCTGCCGCCCAGCGACACCAGGGTCACCGCGCGGGCCAGGTCGGGCAGGCCGATCCGGCACGGGCCGCACTGGCCGGCCGACTCGCCGGCCAGGTACTGCACGACCTGGGCGACCTCGCCGAGCGGGCAGGTCTTGGAGCCGATCGGGATCAGCATGCCGGCGCCGAGCGTGCCGCCGACCTTGGCGAACCCCTTACGGGAGATGGTGATGCTCTGCGCGGCCTCGGCGCTGACCCACTTGCCGTGGTAGCCGCCGACCAGCAGACCGGGACCGAGGTCGGCCCCGCACATCTCCAGGACCTCCATGAGCGGGGTGCCGGTCGGCGCCTCCACCACCGCGGGGGCGGTGGCCGAGCCGCCGATGGTCAGCATGACCGTGCCCGGCTCCTCCGGGATGCCGACCGCGTTGTACTCCCACGGCCCGAGCCGGGCCGCGATCGCCAGCTGCGAGAACGTCTCGGCGTTGGACAGCAGGGTGGGCAGGCCCATCACGCCGTTGTCGCTGGAGCGGACCTTGCGGCCGGGCGGGATGTGCGCCTCGCCGTTGATGCCGCGGACCAGCGCGCCGCCCTCACCGGAGATGAACCGGTGCGGGACCGTGACGATCCGGGTCGGGCAGGGCATCTTCCGCTCGGCCAGGGCCGCGGTGATCGAGCTCTGGCCGACGCCGTCGTCGGCGATGCCGATGACGATCTCCTCGGCGTCCAGGGCGGCGGCGGCCAGGGCCGCGCCGTCCAGGATCAGGTGCGGGCCGCGGGTCAGGACCGCCTTGTCCTTCCAGGACGGCGGCTCACCCTCGGTGGCGTTGACCACGATCACCGGGGGCAGTTCCTGCCGGCGGCAGGAGTCGATGACCGCGCGCACCTTGCGGGCGAACGGGAAACCGGCGCCGCCGCGGCCGCGCAGCTCGATCCGGTCGGCCAGGCCGACCAGCTCGCCCGAGGAGAGCGCGGCGAACCCGCCGTGCACCTCCTGGTGGGCGATCAGGTCGAGGCGGCCGTACTCGTCGAAGCCGGCGGTGATGCGTGGCGTACCGATCGCGGTGACCGGGGGGACCTGTGCGGTGCTCAACGTGCGTCACCACGCAGCTGCGAGAAGTACGCGTCGTCCTCGTCGCCGCCGCCGCGGCGGTTGCGCCGGGCGCGGGGCTCGTCCTCCGGCGGGGCCGCACGCCGGGAACGGCGCGGGGCGGCCTCCACCAGGGTCGGGCTGTCGTCGTAGCCGGGCTCGCCGCCCCACTGGTCGGCGGAGAGGTCGACGAACTGGCTGCGGCTGCTGTGCCGGCCGTCGGCGCGGCGGGGCGCTTCCTCCTCGGCGTACGGCTCCTCGTACCGGGCGCCACGCTGGCGGGGCACCTCGTCGTACTCGTCGCGGCGGCCGCGGGGGGCGTCGTCGAACTCCGGCTCGCGGCGGCGGGCCCGCGGGGGCGGCTCGTCGTCGGCGTACCGGCGCATCCGGGTGCCGGTGGACTCCAGGTCGTCCCGGCGCATGCGGGTGCCGGTCGACTCCAGGTCGTCGCGGCGCATCCGCGTGCCGGTCGACTCCGGGTCATCGCGGCGCATGCGGGTGCCGGTGGACTCCAGGTCGTCCCGGCGCATGCGGGTGCCGGTCGACTCCAGGTCGTCCCGGCGCATCCGCGTGCCCGTGGACTCCAGGTCGTCCCGGCGCATCCGCGTGCCGGTGTCACGCGGCGACGGCTCGTCGTCGTCGAAACGGCGTCCGCGGCGCGGTCCGGCGTCGTAGATCTCCTGCGAGCGGCTGCCCCGGCTGCGCGGGGCCGGCTCCTCCTCGTACCGGTAACGCTCCTCCTCGATGTCCCGGCGCGAGATGGCCCGGGTGGAGGTGTCGTAGCGGTCGTCGTCCTCGGCGGCGCGGCGCGGCCGCGGCGCGGGGGCCTCCAGCTCGGGCTGGCGCCGGCCGCGCGCCGGCGGGTAGTCCTCCTCCACCGGGGCCTGCACCGGCGGGCGGGGCGCCGGGCTGACCGGACGGGCCGGCGGCGCCGCCGGGACCCAGGTGTCCGCGGCCGGTCCGGCCGGGGCGAGCAGGTCCACCGCGGGCTCGCCACGACGGCCGGGACGGCGGGGCGCCGGCGTCGCGGTCGGCACGAGCTTCCCGACCGGCTTGATGGCGGCGGTGCCGGTGCCGGCCGAGGACGAGAAGTCCTTGCGGCGGTTCAGGCTCACCGACAACCGTACGAGCAGGCCGACCACGACACCGAGCACGCAGATGACGTAGCTGACCGTCACCCAGGTGGCGGCCGGGCGGCCCGCCGCGAGCCCGTGCACCAGGGCGATCGGCCACACCAGGTAGGAGATGGCGTGAATGCTGCGCCACATCCACGGCTTGCCGCGGCCGATGAACTTCGAGCGGGCGATGCCGGTCCACATGACCAGCACCATCACCCAGCCGGCGATGGTGCCGAGACCGACGTACACCCGGTTGAAGCCGGGCATCATGAACGGGACGACGATGTCGATGAAGCGGATGTGCTCCTCGGCGTACTTCGTCCAGACGTGCACGAACAGCGCGGAGACCGCGATCAGGCCGGTGGTCCGGTGGCCGGACTGCAGCAGCACGCGCTGACGGATGCTCAACACCAGCCGGTCGGTCGCCACCAGGCCGACCATGATGGTGACCGAGAGCGACACGAGGCTGATCACGCCCATGTAGAACTCGGCGTAGGCGAAGAAGTAGTAGTACCCGACACGGCCGGGTGTGGTCATCATCGCCACCGCCCAGATGGCGGCCAGGACGCTGATGACGAGCAGTGTCACCGCGGATTTGGACGCCGGGCGCGTACCGGTGGATTCGACGTCGACAGCCACCCGCGGGGCGGCGGCTCGCTGGTTGTTCTTCGACCGGGCCATTGACTCCTCGTTCCTTGGTGCGGTCACGTCCCGTGGGCGGTGGGACGCCGGTGTCCGTGGGGAACACCCCGCGCTCAAGCTCTGTGCCGGACCCGTTCCGTGGCCGTGCTATCCCCTGCCTGGCCCCGGTCCGTGTCCTTCCCGGATTACGTGGCGGGCGGGGCTTCGGATGAACACCGTCGAAACTTTTTGCGTAGCCGTACAGCTACTTTCTGCACATGGCCGCTGACCTGCGACAACAGCGGAGGGTGTGCATCGCTAAGGAAGATTTAATCTGCGCGGAGGAGTGATGCAGCGCACCCGGTGAACCATTCTCGCCCCGCAGGCGAACTAAGTAGTGCAGGCGAATCGACATTCGCGCCTGGGGAGAGGGGGGATCGCCATGCGCGGGGTCACCGCACTGACCGGAGCACTGCTCGCGGGCGCCGCAGTGAGTACGGCCTGGCAAGCACCGGCGTTCGCCGACCAGCCGGGGTTCAGCGTCGCCGTGGACGCGCCGGACGAGTTCACCGCTGCCGGGCAGGCGAAGACGATCACCGCGGTGGTCACCTCCCAGAACCGGCAGTGCCGCAAGGTCCGCTGGGCGCTGCTCGTGCACTCCGGCATCGATCCCGGCCAGCTCAAGGTGACCCGGGTGGAGGAGGAACGCGAGTTCCGGGTGCAGACCCGGACCGAGGGCGACACCACCCAGTTCGTCGACGAGGCGCTCGACCCGGGGGTGTTGTGCCGTGGGCGTACCGTGACCGGGCGCTGGCAGGTCGAGTTCGACGGGCCGGCCGGCGGCGCGGTGCAGTTCGAGGCGCAGGCGTTCGACGTACGCGACCGGCTGCTCAGCACCGGCGGCGCGGCGGCCGAGGTCGAGGGCGACGAGGAGGCGCAGCCCGTGCCGTCCGAGGAGGCCACCGCCGAGCCGCCGGCCGCGGGCGCCGAGGCCGGCCCGCCCGCTGACACTCCGGCCGCTCCGGAGGCGGAGCAGGCCGGGGACACCGCGCTCGCCTCGCAGGAGTCCTCGCTGCTCGGGCCCGGGTTGATCGTCGGTGGGGTCTTCGTCTTCCTCGGCGTACTTCTCCTGGCGCGCCTGCGCGCGCGGGCCAGGGAGGCCCGGCGCCGCGCCCAGGCCCTCCCGACCGGCTTCTACACGATGCCCGGAGCGCCCCGGTAACTCCGCATCCTCCGGGTGATTTCCCGACTCGACGGTCCTCCCCGGCACGGCCGGCCTTTACCGTGAAGGCCGCGTCACTGTCCACAGGGGGAGGACTCCGTGACCAGATCGTCGATTCCCGCCGGGCTGGGCGCTCTCGCGCTCGTCGCGGTAGCGGTCCCGGCCGGCGTCTCGTTCGCCGGCACCGAGCGGCCCGCGGCCGAGTCCCGGCCGGCGACCACGCAGGCCGACAGCGCCGCCGCTGAGACGCCGAAGGTGCCGCCGGCCCTGGCGCCGCCGCCCGGTCACGTCGTCCACGCGGTGCTCAAGGCCCGCGGCGTCCAGGTCTACGGGTGCCAGAGCGGCGCGTGGGCCCTGATCGAGCCGGCCGCCTCGCTGACCGGGGTCACCGTGCGGCCGGTGAAGCGGACGACCGCGCTGCACTTCCGTGGTCCCAGCTGGCAGTCGGATCAGGACGGCTCGCTGGTGGAGGGCAACCGGGAGGGCGTGCTGCAGGTCCCGTCCGACAATCCGGACAGCATCCCGCAGCTGCGGATCGCCGCGAAGACCACGCGCGGTGACGGGGTGTTCGGCAAGGTCACCTACATCCAGCGGCTGGACACGGTCGGCGGGGTCGCGCCCCGGAAGGCCTGCACGGGCTCGGCCACCACCGCGGTTCCGTACCGGGCGGTCTACCGGTTCTTCGTGGCCAAGGGCTGAATCCGCGCCCGGGCGGCCTCGACCAGCCCCTCCGGGTCGTCGGCGTGGAAGCGGATCACCCGGACCGGCTCGCCGCCCGTCTTGCGCACCGGGACCACCCGCGGGGCGGTCAGGTGGACGTCGATGCTGGTCTGGCTCGCCATGCCGAGCGACAGCACGCCGTCCTCCACCTGGGTCTGGCCGCCGGGCGGCATCGAGCGGCGGCGCACCTCGATCGACGCGATCTCGTCCCAGGTCAGCGGCAGGTCGAGGGTGATGCTGTTGCGGATCCGCAGGCCGGCCGGGCCGACCAGGTGCGGGTAGACCCGCATGGTCGCGAGCAGGCCGAACATCCAGATCAGGCCGTAGACGCCGATGGCGAGCAGGGCGATCCGTACGCCGTCCCACGGGATCATCAGGTGCAGGATGGGGATCTCGAGGGCGGAGACGCCGATGAAGACGCCGAGGATCATCTTGACCGCTCCGACGTACTCGTACCGGGTGGTGCCCGGTTCCACCGGGATCGGCCGGCGCAGCACCCAGCGGAACAGCGCCGCCCAGAGCCGCAGCTCGTAGACCACCACGAAACGGAAGAGACCCCACACCTTCGCCATGCCGGCAACGGTAGGTCACGATGCACTCGTATTGCAACAACCGGCCGGCGCCACAGGGGCGCCGGCCGGTTGCCGGAGATCAGCTGATCAGAGCGCCGGGTAGGCGTTCGCCATCAGCTGCGCGAACTGCGCGGAGAACCAGGCGCCCGAGATCGGGGCGTCGGGCAGCGCGCCGGACAGGCTGTTGCCGTTACGGGCGTTACCGGTGTAGGCCGGGTCGCACATCTGGTCGAAGCCCTTGCCCTCGTTGTTCGGGATGAGCTTGCTGGAGCCGTCCGACTCACCCGGCGGCTTGACCCAGACGTAGGCGTCGATCCCGGACTCCGGGGCAGCCTTCGGACGCTCGCCGAGGCCGGCACCGGACTGGTTGCACCAGTTGCCGGCGTGGATCCGGCGGTCGATGCGGGAGGCGTTGACGTAGGTGTTCACGTCGGTCGAGGTGCTCGCCGCGGTGGGCCGGGCCGAGCCGCCCCAGCCGTTGCGGGAGGTGTCGATCAGCATGCCGATGCCGGAGTCGAAGCCGATCGAGACCAGCTTGTTCCGGAACGCCTGGGCGAAGGTCAGCTCATCGGTGTACTGGTTCCAGTCGATCCACTTGGACTGGCGGATGTTCTGGCCACCGACCGTGGTGGTCGGCTGGATGAACGGCTCCTTCAGCGCCGAGTAGTTGGCGGTGTTGGTGATGAAGCCGTGCACGTTACGGACGTTGCCGGAGGCACGGGCGGCCTCGAGCATGATGTCCGCGGTCGGGCCGAAGTTCGAGTCCCAGCCGATCCAGCCGTGGTGGGCGGCGTCCACGTAGTTGTAGACGTTGCCGAGCGCGCCCAGCTTCTGCAGCGCGTAGCCGATGCCCTGGACGTAGCCGCCGTTCGCCTTCATCGTGTCGCAGGTCGCCGTGGCGCCGGCCTGACCGGCCACGTTGGTGACCAGGTTCGGCAGCGAGTCGATCTCGACGATGTTGATGATCCGCAGGCTGGCGTACTTCGCGTCGCTCTGGATCGCGGCGATCGGGTCGATGTAGTCGGTCTTGTACTTCGGCAGGTCGTTCACGCCGAGCTCACCGTTGGAGGCGAGCGCCGCGCAGTCCCGGCCGGGCAGGTTGTAGATGACGAACTGGATGTAACCGGCGCCCTGCTCGAGAGCCTCGTCCAGGTGGTCACGCACGCCCATCGACCCGTTCGAGCTGCTGCCCGTGGTGCCGTTGATGGCGGCGATCCGGTCGATCCAGACCGCGGTCGGGTTGTTCGAGACCCGGCTGCCGCCGGAGACCGACTCGGCCTTGGCCTTCCACTCCGGGTTCACGTAGCCCTTGGCCCCGGCGTACGGGTTGTCGACCTTCACGCCCGGGTTCGGGTTCGACGGCGCCGGGGAGCTCGGCGCCGGGGAGCTCGGCGCGGGCGAGCTGGGTGCCGGCGAGCTGGGCGCGGGGGAACTGGGCGCCGGGGAGCTCGGGACAGTGCCGGTGCAGGCCGTGCCGTTCAGCGAGAACGTCGTGGGCGCGGTGTTCGTACCCGAGTAGTTGCCGTTGAAGCCGAAGTTCGCCGTGCCGTTGGTGGCCAGCGAGGCCGCCCACGACGGGTTGGTGGCGGTGACGTTCTGCCCGGACTGGGTGATCGACGCGCTCCAGCCCTGGGTGATCGTCTGGTTGCCGGGCCACGACCAGGTCAGGTTCCAGCCGCCGCTGATCGGGTCGCCGAGGTTGGTGACGGTGATGTTGCCGGTGAAGCCGGTGTTCCACTGGTTCACCGTGTAGTTGACGCGACATCCGGCCGCGGCACTCGCGCTGTTGGCCATGGCGACAGCACCGCCGCCGGCCACGACGCTCACAGCGGCAGCTGCCGCGAGAGCGCGCGCACGGGTGGGGATGGGTCTCATAGAGAACTCCTCGAGACGGGGGCGGCGCGGGAGCGCGCCGAGGGAACGGCGACCAACACATCGGTGGGGATCGTTGGCCGATGGGGACAGCATTACATGGGAGCGCTCCCAGCGCAATGATCCGGAAACACCGGAGCAACCGCAGGTTCATGGCCCCGCGAGCGGTGCAACAGGAGCGCCGGCGGCGGCCATAGTGGGGTGTGACGATCCAGCGTGCGGACCTGTGGCCGGCCGGCGACTTCGGGCGCGTCTTCGACCTGTACAGCCGCGCGGTCTACAACCACGCGTTCCGGCTGACCGGCTCCTGGTCGACGGCCGAGGACATCACCCAGGCCACCTTCCTGACCGCGTGGCGGCGCCGCGACGAGGTACGCCTCGTCGACGGTTCACCCCTCCCCTGGCTGCTCGTCACCGCCGGCCATCAGGCCCGCTCCGAACAGCGCACCCTCACCCGCTGGCGCAACCGGCTGTTCCGGGCGCCCACGGAGACGACGGTGGCCGACCCGGCCGACGACGTGGCCGGCCGCCTCGACGACGAGCGCAGGATGCGCGAGGTGCTCGCCGCCGTCCGCCGCCTGCCTCCGGCCGGGCCGCCCACATCCGCGCCGCCCTGCTGAGCGACCCGGCGCCGGCAGCCCGCCCGCGCCGGGGCCGGACCGCCCGGATGCGGCTGGTCGTCGCCGCTGCCGTCACCCTCGCGGCCGCCGGGGCGGGGGTTGTCCGACTACTGTCCGACGAGCAGGCCGGTGACGTCACCACCGTGGCGATGGGCCCGGCGGAGCTGAGTTCTTCGCTGCTGACCACCGTGGAGAGCTGCGTGGACCGCTTCCCCGAGCAGCCGGTGTTCGACATGACCCACCGCACCGCCCTGCGGAAGGCCGAGCTGGCGGTCGCCATCGAGCACGAGGGCCGGGCGACGGCGCTCTTCTTCGCCGAGGACGGCTGGGTGGCCTGCGACGAGGTCCGCCACGGGCGGGAGAGCAGCGGCGGCTTCGGCGGCTCCCTCTGGTACGGCCAGAAGGACTGGCTGCCGGGCCCGGTCGAGCGGCTCTCGGCGTCCTCGTCGGAACTCGAAGGCGGCTGGGTCATGGCCGCCGGCCGGGTCAGCTTCCGGGTCGACCGGCTGGTCCTGGAACACGGCAACGGAAACTCCACCGGGGCGCGCCTGGCCAACGGAGCATTCGGCCTGGTCACCACGAGCGGCGACGTGCAACCCGACGCCGAGCTGGTGGCCTACGACGCCACCGGTTCGGTGATCGAGCGGGAAGGGGTCTTCGAGCCGCTGTCCGCACCGAGCCGGTGCTACACGGACCCCACCGGCAAGGTCGTCCACTCCCGGGTGGTCGAGCCGGACACCGACTGCCTCCCGGCCGAACGCTGGAAACCGTGACCTACCCGGTCGCCGCGCAGCGCTCCAGGACCTCCGTCAGGTTGACGGCCGCGGCGGTGGGCAGCACCAGGTCGGCCCGGGCGTAACGGGCGGCGTCGGTGAACGGGTTCGGGATCGCCACGCAGCGCAGGCCCGCGGCGTGGGCGGCGGCCACCCCGTGCGGGCTGTCCTCGAAGGCGAGCGCCTGCTCCGGCGGCAGGCCGAGCCGGTCCAGGGCGAGCCGGTAGACGGCCGGGTCCGGCTTGTAAGCGGTCACCTCGTCACCGCAGGCCAGCACCTCGAAGCGGTCGAGATCGCCGGTCCGGGCCAGGTTGCCGGCCACCCAGGACCGGACCGAGCTGCTCGCCACGGCGAGACGCAGCCCGAGCCGCTCGGCCTCGCCGAACCAGGCCGTGATCCCGGCGGCCAGGCCGAGACCTTCGTGCAACCCCTCCCGGTACGCGATCCGCCGAGCATGACTGGCCGCCCGGTCGAAACCCGGCCCGACCGCGCCGGCCAGCACGGCGTAGCGGTGCTCGCTCATGTCGCCGCCGTGATCGGCGAAGAAGGTCGACTCGTCGAGTTCCAGCCCGTGCCGGCGCCACTCGTGCCGCCAGCTGTCCAGCAGGGTGGTCTCGGTGTCCATGAGCAGACCGTCGAAATCGAAGATCAATGCCCGGATGACCATCGCCGTAGTATTCCGGATCGCCGCTCGTCGATGCGATCGGTGGGCGGTCACCCATGTGCACCCGTTTTGCCCCCGCCGCCCACCGCACCGCCGCTCAACCCGCTGGACCCGGTGCCGACCCATAGAGCCATGAGCGTGGGCAGCGAAGTGCACACAGCCGGGCCCGTCGTGGAGACGCCCGGCGAGCCGGACATGCTTCCGGACCGCCAGTCGCTACTGCTCGCCGAACTGGTGGCGTTCATGACCAAGGACACCCCCTCGGTGCAGCACGTCCTCGACCTGACCACGCCGCACCTTCAGGAGGTCGCCGGGCTGACCGCCGCCACCGTCTTCGAACTCGACTCGGAGAGCGGCATGATGACGCCCACCGCGCGGTTCGGTGAGCCGGGCCGGCGGGACCAGCTGGTCGCCGGCAAGGTGTTCCGTACCCCGGCCGGTGGCAAGCCGGTGGTCAACGGCGAGCAGATGGCGATCCGGCTGCGGATCGGCGGCCAGACCGTGGGCGTGCTGCTGCTGACCGGTGGCGCGCTGGAGGATCTGCGCCCGGACACCACCTCGACGATGGCCCTGCACTTCGCCACCACCCTGCAGGGGCTGGCCGCGGAGAAGCAGCGGCAGTTCGTCGCGCACAGCAGCGCGACGATCCGGGAGCTGTTCGAGCACGGCATGTCCGCCGGTGACGTGGAGACCGCCGCCGAGCTGCTGACCCGGTCGTGCGCGACGGCGTTCCGCACCGAGCACGCCGCCCTGCACCTGATCGACGGCGAGGGCCGGATCCGGTTCGTGCACGGCGTCGGTTTCCCGCCCGAGCAGCGGCAGGCCCTGTCCGAGAACCTGCTCGGCAAGGCGGCCGCCGACTCGCCGGTGTGGCGGGCCGCGGTCGAGTCCGGTGAGCCGGTGATGGTCGGCGACGTGACGACCGCCAAGCTGCGCTCCGGCGGGTTCGCGCAGACGATCGGCACCCGGTCGTTCATCGCGATGCCGCTGATGTCCGGCACCGGGCCGGTCGGCATGGTGATGTGCGGCGACTCCGCTACGCGGGAGTGGGGCGCCCGGGACCGCATCCTGGCGCAGCAGCTGGCCGTCGAAGGCGCGCTGATCATGGACAGCGCCCGGATGCGGGAGGCCGCCCAGGCGCACGTCGAGGCCCTCACCCACCAGGCGTTCCACGACTCGCTGACCGGTCTGCCGAACCGCAAATACCTGCTGGACCGCGCCGAGCAGGCGGTGGAGATCGCGGCGGCCACCGGCACCCGGCTGGCGCTGCTGCTGCTCGACCTGAACGGCTTCAAGCAGGTCAACGACACCGTCGGCCACCACGCCGGCGATGTGCTGCTGCAGCTCGTGGCGAAGCGGCTGGAGCACACCGTACGCCGGCCCGACCTGGTCGCCCGGCTCGGCGGCGACGAGTTCTCGGTGCTGCTCACCGGCGACCCGGACGAGGCCGCGGCGGTCCTGGCCGGGGAGCGGATCTGCGACCGGCTGCGGGAGCCGTTCGACATCGAGGGGCAGACGGTCCGGATCGGCGCGAGCAT is part of the Actinoplanes sp. NBC_00393 genome and harbors:
- a CDS encoding NADH-ubiquinone oxidoreductase-F iron-sulfur binding region domain-containing protein, which produces MSTAQVPPVTAIGTPRITAGFDEYGRLDLIAHQEVHGGFAALSSGELVGLADRIELRGRGGAGFPFARKVRAVIDSCRRQELPPVIVVNATEGEPPSWKDKAVLTRGPHLILDGAALAAAALDAEEIVIGIADDGVGQSSITAALAERKMPCPTRIVTVPHRFISGEGGALVRGINGEAHIPPGRKVRSSDNGVMGLPTLLSNAETFSQLAIAARLGPWEYNAVGIPEEPGTVMLTIGGSATAPAVVEAPTGTPLMEVLEMCGADLGPGLLVGGYHGKWVSAEAAQSITISRKGFAKVGGTLGAGMLIPIGSKTCPLGEVAQVVQYLAGESAGQCGPCRIGLPDLARAVTLVSLGGSALENVRQAAGLVKGRGACSHPDGTSRFALSALEVFHADVAAHANGEGCGKQVRGILPLPYTAEKGARKLALDWSRCDGHGLCSAVAPEIIRLDHNGFPAFPQTPLPPWLEDGARKAVNVCPALALRLTEPTPAK
- a CDS encoding translation initiation factor III; protein product: MARSKNNQRAAAPRVAVDVESTGTRPASKSAVTLLVISVLAAIWAVAMMTTPGRVGYYYFFAYAEFYMGVISLVSLSVTIMVGLVATDRLVLSIRQRVLLQSGHRTTGLIAVSALFVHVWTKYAEEHIRFIDIVVPFMMPGFNRVYVGLGTIAGWVMVLVMWTGIARSKFIGRGKPWMWRSIHAISYLVWPIALVHGLAAGRPAATWVTVSYVICVLGVVVGLLVRLSVSLNRRKDFSSSAGTGTAAIKPVGKLVPTATPAPRRPGRRGEPAVDLLAPAGPAADTWVPAAPPARPVSPAPRPPVQAPVEEDYPPARGRRQPELEAPAPRPRRAAEDDDRYDTSTRAISRRDIEEERYRYEEEPAPRSRGSRSQEIYDAGPRRGRRFDDDEPSPRDTGTRMRRDDLESTGTRMRRDDLESTGTRMRRDDLESTGTRMRRDDPESTGTRMRRDDLESTGTRMRRDDLESTGTRMRRYADDEPPPRARRREPEFDDAPRGRRDEYDEVPRQRGARYEEPYAEEEAPRRADGRHSSRSQFVDLSADQWGGEPGYDDSPTLVEAAPRRSRRAAPPEDEPRARRNRRGGGDEDDAYFSQLRGDAR
- a CDS encoding DUF3455 domain-containing protein — encoded protein: MTRSSIPAGLGALALVAVAVPAGVSFAGTERPAAESRPATTQADSAAAETPKVPPALAPPPGHVVHAVLKARGVQVYGCQSGAWALIEPAASLTGVTVRPVKRTTALHFRGPSWQSDQDGSLVEGNREGVLQVPSDNPDSIPQLRIAAKTTRGDGVFGKVTYIQRLDTVGGVAPRKACTGSATTAVPYRAVYRFFVAKG
- a CDS encoding glycoside hydrolase family 6 protein → MRPIPTRARALAAAAAVSVVAGGGAVAMANSASAAAGCRVNYTVNQWNTGFTGNITVTNLGDPISGGWNLTWSWPGNQTITQGWSASITQSGQNVTATNPSWAASLATNGTANFGFNGNYSGTNTAPTTFSLNGTACTGTVPSSPAPSSPAPSSPAPSSPAPSSPAPSSPAPSNPNPGVKVDNPYAGAKGYVNPEWKAKAESVSGGSRVSNNPTAVWIDRIAAINGTTGSSSNGSMGVRDHLDEALEQGAGYIQFVIYNLPGRDCAALASNGELGVNDLPKYKTDYIDPIAAIQSDAKYASLRIINIVEIDSLPNLVTNVAGQAGATATCDTMKANGGYVQGIGYALQKLGALGNVYNYVDAAHHGWIGWDSNFGPTADIMLEAARASGNVRNVHGFITNTANYSALKEPFIQPTTTVGGQNIRQSKWIDWNQYTDELTFAQAFRNKLVSIGFDSGIGMLIDTSRNGWGGSARPTAASTSTDVNTYVNASRIDRRIHAGNWCNQSGAGLGERPKAAPESGIDAYVWVKPPGESDGSSKLIPNNEGKGFDQMCDPAYTGNARNGNSLSGALPDAPISGAWFSAQFAQLMANAYPAL
- a CDS encoding RNA polymerase sigma factor; protein product: MTIQRADLWPAGDFGRVFDLYSRAVYNHAFRLTGSWSTAEDITQATFLTAWRRRDEVRLVDGSPLPWLLVTAGHQARSEQRTLTRWRNRLFRAPTETTVADPADDVAGRLDDERRMREVLAAVRRLPPAGPPTSAPPC
- a CDS encoding HAD family hydrolase → MVIRALIFDFDGLLMDTETTLLDSWRHEWRRHGLELDESTFFADHGGDMSEHRYAVLAGAVGPGFDRAASHARRIAYREGLHEGLGLAAGITAWFGEAERLGLRLAVASSSVRSWVAGNLARTGDLDRFEVLACGDEVTAYKPDPAVYRLALDRLGLPPEQALAFEDSPHGVAAAHAAGLRCVAIPNPFTDAARYARADLVLPTAAAVNLTEVLERCAATG
- a CDS encoding sensor domain-containing diguanylate cyclase encodes the protein MSVGSEVHTAGPVVETPGEPDMLPDRQSLLLAELVAFMTKDTPSVQHVLDLTTPHLQEVAGLTAATVFELDSESGMMTPTARFGEPGRRDQLVAGKVFRTPAGGKPVVNGEQMAIRLRIGGQTVGVLLLTGGALEDLRPDTTSTMALHFATTLQGLAAEKQRQFVAHSSATIRELFEHGMSAGDVETAAELLTRSCATAFRTEHAALHLIDGEGRIRFVHGVGFPPEQRQALSENLLGKAAADSPVWRAAVESGEPVMVGDVTTAKLRSGGFAQTIGTRSFIAMPLMSGTGPVGMVMCGDSATREWGARDRILAQQLAVEGALIMDSARMREAAQAHVEALTHQAFHDSLTGLPNRKYLLDRAEQAVEIAAATGTRLALLLLDLNGFKQVNDTVGHHAGDVLLQLVAKRLEHTVRRPDLVARLGGDEFSVLLTGDPDEAAAVLAGERICDRLREPFDIEGQTVRIGASIGVALFPVHGTESGALMRDADAAMYQAKRGGGGVRLTRHPSGDESF